The following proteins are co-located in the Conyzicola lurida genome:
- a CDS encoding CDP-glycerol glycerophosphotransferase family protein has product MPQTAPGFTFAAGNAKKILALPGYALGALASGVIPRRRDLWVFGSGPGIGEGALALYRVVRASDPSLSLLWLARDERDLDAAEALGIPAVLKSSRQGLLATLRARVVVVTHGFGDANRYGIRGAFVVQLWHGIPLKLINLDSPATVRTRLLPDSALVRRLMRFMYRGGARAIDLMPAASAVSASRLRSAFALPADRVVVTGDPRDDVMVAGTESERTATARALLFGSLGLEPTGQRVLLYAPTWRDGEIDPGIPTADEWRRIVGVLERTDSLLVVRPHPHGVGDYADGFALSPRIRLLGAQQRTDVTPVLPAVDVLITDYSSIAFDFALTGRPILFLSPDVETYEASRGLYVPYDTFSGGAEVRDWGAVLDLVATVDEPDARARLERHSDALATAHHAFRDGENTVRVYSQIITRLKEHE; this is encoded by the coding sequence GTGCCTCAGACCGCGCCGGGATTCACCTTCGCCGCGGGGAACGCGAAGAAGATCCTCGCCCTCCCCGGCTACGCTCTCGGCGCGCTGGCGAGCGGTGTCATTCCCCGCCGTCGCGACCTCTGGGTGTTCGGCTCCGGCCCGGGAATCGGCGAGGGGGCTCTCGCGCTCTACCGTGTCGTTCGCGCGTCCGATCCGTCGCTCAGCCTGCTCTGGCTCGCGCGCGACGAGCGCGATCTCGACGCCGCCGAGGCGCTCGGCATCCCCGCTGTGCTGAAGTCGTCGCGGCAGGGACTTCTGGCGACCCTGCGCGCCCGCGTGGTGGTGGTGACGCACGGGTTCGGCGACGCGAACCGGTACGGAATCCGTGGCGCGTTCGTCGTGCAGCTCTGGCACGGCATCCCGTTGAAGCTGATCAACCTCGACTCCCCCGCGACGGTGCGTACGCGGTTGCTCCCGGACTCCGCGCTCGTGCGCCGCTTGATGCGGTTCATGTACCGCGGCGGCGCCCGGGCGATCGACCTGATGCCCGCGGCATCCGCCGTCTCGGCCTCACGTCTGCGCAGCGCCTTCGCCCTGCCCGCCGACCGCGTGGTCGTCACCGGCGACCCGCGCGACGACGTGATGGTGGCCGGGACCGAGTCCGAACGCACCGCGACAGCGCGCGCCCTGCTGTTCGGTTCCCTCGGGCTCGAGCCGACCGGGCAGCGGGTGCTGCTCTATGCCCCGACCTGGCGCGACGGCGAAATCGATCCCGGCATCCCGACGGCCGACGAGTGGCGGCGCATCGTCGGCGTGCTCGAGCGCACCGACTCCCTGCTCGTCGTGCGGCCGCACCCGCACGGGGTCGGCGACTATGCGGACGGTTTCGCGCTCAGCCCGCGCATCCGCCTGCTCGGCGCGCAGCAGCGCACCGACGTCACCCCCGTGCTTCCCGCCGTCGACGTGCTGATCACCGACTACTCGTCCATCGCGTTCGACTTCGCGCTCACCGGCCGTCCGATCCTGTTCCTCAGCCCCGACGTCGAGACGTACGAGGCGAGCCGCGGGCTCTACGTGCCCTACGACACGTTCAGCGGCGGCGCCGAGGTGCGCGACTGGGGCGCGGTGCTCGATCTGGTCGCGACCGTCGACGAGCCGGATGCCCGGGCTCGGCTCGAGCGCCACTCCGACGCGCTCGCCACGGCGCACCACGCGTTCCGGGACGGCGAGAATACTGTCAGAGTGTATTCCCAGATCATCACCCGGCTGAAAGAGCACGAATGA
- a CDS encoding CDP-glycerol glycerophosphotransferase family protein — translation MPLLKDVRAARRVLLNIIRSRSSRAELARRLPTVPKPENGSVQVVVYFADSRVNMYQIRQWYAPLAELAKTRQVAIIARSPGTMLTLLDESPVAAVYLRQVADLERFIHSQDIKIVFYVNQNAKNFQMFRYGRMWHVFINHGESDKMYMTTNQFKAYDYALVAGDAAKERLARKLWDFDVERRAIPIGRPQADHFAGAQPYPADGRTVVLYAPTWEGDRPSAAYGSIATHGVALVGALLASPQHRVVYRPHPRSGVIDHAYGAANRSIIAAIAAANAADPAAHHVFDDGNELGWQLAGADVAITDVSAMVYDRLATGKPLIVARPVSPAADVDESGYLGAAEWLTSEAAGDIVAIADRVQHSAEAQENLHFWVERHFGDTGPGAATARFHAAVEQLVERWDEHAALHEGDADSSEDPFDDDVDEDAIGED, via the coding sequence GTGCCACTCCTCAAAGACGTCAGAGCCGCTCGACGAGTGCTCCTCAACATCATCCGTTCCCGCAGTTCCCGGGCCGAGCTCGCCCGACGCCTGCCGACGGTGCCGAAGCCCGAGAACGGCTCGGTGCAGGTCGTCGTCTACTTCGCCGACTCCCGCGTCAACATGTACCAGATCCGCCAGTGGTACGCGCCCCTCGCCGAGCTGGCGAAGACCCGGCAGGTGGCGATCATCGCGCGCTCTCCCGGCACGATGCTGACGCTGCTCGACGAATCGCCGGTCGCCGCCGTGTATCTGCGTCAGGTGGCAGACCTCGAGCGCTTCATCCACTCGCAGGACATCAAGATCGTCTTCTACGTCAACCAGAACGCCAAGAACTTCCAGATGTTCCGGTACGGCCGCATGTGGCACGTTTTCATCAATCATGGTGAGAGCGACAAGATGTACATGACGACGAACCAGTTCAAGGCGTACGACTACGCACTCGTCGCGGGGGATGCCGCGAAGGAACGTCTCGCGCGCAAGCTCTGGGACTTCGATGTCGAGCGCCGCGCCATCCCGATCGGACGCCCGCAAGCCGACCACTTCGCCGGCGCGCAGCCGTACCCGGCCGACGGCCGCACCGTCGTGCTCTACGCCCCCACCTGGGAGGGCGACCGCCCCTCCGCCGCCTACGGATCGATCGCCACGCACGGTGTCGCGCTCGTCGGCGCGCTGCTCGCCAGCCCGCAGCACCGCGTGGTCTACCGTCCCCACCCGCGCAGCGGCGTCATCGACCACGCGTACGGCGCGGCCAACCGGTCGATCATCGCCGCCATCGCCGCGGCCAACGCCGCCGACCCGGCCGCGCACCACGTGTTCGACGACGGCAACGAGCTCGGCTGGCAGCTGGCGGGGGCGGATGTCGCCATCACCGACGTTTCGGCCATGGTCTACGACCGGCTCGCCACCGGGAAACCGCTGATCGTTGCACGGCCCGTCTCGCCCGCCGCCGACGTGGACGAGTCGGGGTACCTCGGCGCCGCCGAGTGGCTCACCAGCGAGGCCGCCGGCGACATCGTCGCCATCGCCGACCGCGTTCAGCACAGCGCGGAGGCGCAGGAGAACCTGCACTTCTGGGTCGAACGCCACTTCGGCGACACCGGCCCGGGCGCCGCGACCGCGCGCTTCCACGCCGCCGTCGAGCAGCTCGTCGAGCGGTGGGACGAACACGCCGCGCTGCACGAGGGCGACGCCGACTCGAGCGAGGACCCGTTCGACGACGACGTGGACGAAGACGCCATCGGCGAGGACTGA
- a CDS encoding DNA topoisomerase IB, protein MPRLRRSQLTSPGYGRIRKGKGFSFRDADGDKLDDDTVRARIDALAIPPAWTDVWIAPHPNSHIQATGVDEAGRRQYIYHPFWREKKDKAKFERALELSGSLPAARRRVTTDLRGDGLTRTRVLAGAFRMLDTGALRIGSERYAQTNGSHGLSTLLCAHAKVSGSTITLKFPGKSGQEWSSEITDVDLAALLSALKRRGPTARLLAYRDGDDWHPLGAEEINDYLRERTGGDFSAKDFRTLRGTVAAALSLAKSGKARTRTKRTRAVAQAMRDAASVLGNTASIAKKSYVDPRVVDKYRRGQMIDAARPDSAEAQVRDLLGA, encoded by the coding sequence ATGCCTCGACTACGCAGGAGCCAGCTCACCTCTCCCGGCTACGGCCGGATCCGCAAGGGAAAGGGCTTCTCGTTCCGGGACGCCGACGGCGACAAGCTCGACGACGACACCGTGCGCGCCCGCATCGACGCTCTGGCGATTCCGCCGGCGTGGACCGACGTCTGGATCGCACCCCACCCCAACAGCCACATCCAGGCCACCGGCGTCGACGAGGCCGGCCGGCGCCAGTACATCTACCACCCGTTCTGGCGGGAGAAAAAGGACAAGGCGAAGTTCGAGCGCGCCCTCGAGCTCTCCGGGTCGTTGCCCGCCGCCCGTCGACGCGTGACGACCGATCTGCGCGGCGACGGCCTGACGCGCACCCGCGTGCTCGCCGGCGCCTTCCGCATGCTCGACACCGGCGCGCTGCGCATCGGCTCCGAGCGCTACGCGCAGACCAACGGAAGCCACGGCCTGTCCACCCTGCTCTGCGCCCACGCGAAGGTGAGCGGCTCCACGATCACGCTCAAGTTCCCGGGCAAGAGCGGTCAGGAATGGAGTTCCGAGATCACGGACGTCGACCTCGCGGCCCTCCTCTCCGCACTCAAGCGCCGCGGCCCCACCGCGCGCCTGCTGGCCTACCGCGACGGCGACGACTGGCACCCGCTCGGCGCGGAGGAGATCAACGACTACCTGCGCGAGCGCACCGGGGGAGACTTCTCCGCCAAGGACTTCCGCACTCTCCGCGGCACGGTCGCCGCGGCCCTCAGCCTCGCGAAGAGCGGCAAGGCGCGCACGCGCACCAAGCGCACCCGCGCCGTCGCCCAGGCGATGCGCGACGCGGCGTCCGTGCTCGGCAACACCGCATCGATCGCGAAGAAGAGCTACGTCGACCCCCGGGTCGTCGACAAGTACCGCCGCGGCCAGATGATCGACGCCGCACGGCCCGATTCGGCCGAGGCGCAGGTGCGCGACCTGCTCGGAGCGTAG
- a CDS encoding ATP-binding cassette domain-containing protein — METTAVDSGSAVISVKDAGIRYRRNRRSRRNFKDLFSARARKTRPGEFWALRNVTFDVLPGEAIGVVGRNGQGKSTLLKLVAEVVLPDEGSVGVHGGVAPLIEITGGFVNDLSVRENVYLTAGLHGMKKADIAAQFDEIIEFAEIGDFLDTPYKHLSSGMKVRIAFSVVSRLEEPIILVDEVLAVGDRAFKEKCYRRIDELLAGGRTLFIVSHSEKDLRRFCTRGLYLDKGRLVLDAPIAEVLERYNADYGVK, encoded by the coding sequence GTGGAGACGACGGCCGTCGACAGCGGGTCCGCCGTGATCTCCGTGAAGGATGCCGGTATCCGCTACCGTCGCAACCGTCGCTCCCGCCGCAACTTCAAGGACCTGTTCAGCGCCCGCGCGCGCAAGACGCGTCCCGGAGAGTTCTGGGCGCTGAGGAACGTGACCTTCGACGTTCTCCCCGGCGAGGCCATCGGTGTCGTCGGCCGCAACGGCCAGGGCAAGTCGACGCTGCTGAAGCTCGTCGCCGAGGTCGTCCTGCCCGACGAAGGGTCGGTGGGCGTGCACGGCGGCGTCGCGCCCCTCATCGAGATCACCGGCGGGTTCGTCAACGATCTCTCGGTGCGCGAGAACGTCTACCTCACGGCCGGTCTGCACGGCATGAAGAAGGCCGACATCGCCGCGCAGTTCGACGAGATCATCGAGTTCGCCGAGATCGGCGACTTCCTCGACACCCCGTACAAGCATCTGTCCAGCGGCATGAAGGTGCGCATCGCCTTCTCCGTCGTCTCCCGGCTCGAGGAACCGATCATCCTCGTCGACGAGGTGCTCGCGGTCGGCGACCGCGCGTTCAAAGAGAAGTGCTACCGCCGCATCGACGAGCTGCTCGCCGGCGGCCGCACCCTCTTCATCGTCTCCCACAGCGAGAAAGACCTGCGCCGCTTCTGCACGCGCGGGCTCTACCTCGACAAGGGCCGCCTCGTCCTCGACGCTCCCATCGCCGAGGTCCTCGAACGCTACAACGCCGACTACGGAGTGAAGTGA
- a CDS encoding ABC transporter permease: MTVAPPERAYRSPVSRYWHSLWLLAKRDLRVRYSTSALGYFWSILDPLVMAGIYWFVFTVVFGRGVGEEPYIVFLLSALLPWTWFTGAVSDSTRAFIREAKLVRSTKIPRTIWVVSLVLSKGIEFIASLPVLALFVILGNGSVNGNVVFFVLGIAIQALLTIGVGLIVAPLVVFFRDLERAVKLALRFLFYASPIIYGVTDLPEQLHFWAAFNPLSGIFSLYRSAFFPAQLDWAMVAISAGMSIVILCIGLLVFKRSIRSVLKEI; this comes from the coding sequence GTGACCGTTGCACCACCCGAGCGAGCGTATCGGTCGCCAGTCTCCCGTTATTGGCATTCCCTCTGGCTCCTCGCCAAGCGTGATCTGCGGGTGCGGTATTCCACGTCCGCCCTGGGGTACTTCTGGTCGATCCTCGACCCGCTGGTCATGGCCGGCATCTACTGGTTCGTCTTCACCGTCGTGTTCGGCCGCGGGGTGGGCGAAGAGCCGTACATCGTCTTCCTGCTCTCGGCCCTCCTGCCGTGGACCTGGTTCACCGGTGCCGTCTCCGACTCGACCCGCGCGTTCATCCGCGAGGCGAAGCTCGTGCGGTCGACCAAGATCCCCCGCACTATCTGGGTCGTCAGCCTCGTGCTGTCGAAGGGCATCGAGTTCATCGCGAGCCTGCCGGTGCTCGCGCTCTTCGTCATCCTCGGCAACGGCAGCGTTAACGGCAACGTCGTCTTCTTCGTGCTCGGCATCGCCATCCAGGCCCTGCTCACGATCGGCGTGGGGCTCATCGTCGCCCCGCTCGTCGTCTTCTTCCGTGACCTCGAGCGCGCAGTGAAGCTCGCGCTTCGTTTCCTCTTCTACGCGTCGCCCATCATCTACGGCGTGACCGACCTCCCCGAGCAACTGCACTTCTGGGCCGCGTTCAACCCGCTCAGTGGGATCTTCTCCCTCTACAGGTCGGCGTTCTTCCCCGCGCAACTCGACTGGGCGATGGTTGCAATCTCAGCCGGCATGAGTATCGTCATCCTGTGCATCGGACTCCTCGTTTTCAAACGCAGCATCCGCTCGGTGCTGAAGGAGATCTGA
- a CDS encoding NTP transferase domain-containing protein, translated as MTTQIVILAAGMGSRLGRSLPKPLTELADGRTIMKQQFDNIRHAFGKDAQVTVVVGYKLEHIIEAFPEASFVYNEQYDQTNTSKSLMRALQASATGGVLWMNGDVVFDPTALVRAAKLVARDQSFVSVNTAKVSDEEVKYTTDAEGYIKELSKTVKNGLGEAVGINYISRDDKAVLLRQLKRVADQDYFERGIELAIEQDKLHIEPVDISDLYAVEIDFAEDLERANLFV; from the coding sequence GTGACCACGCAGATCGTGATTCTGGCCGCCGGTATGGGCAGTCGTCTCGGCCGTTCGCTGCCGAAGCCACTCACCGAGCTCGCCGATGGACGCACCATCATGAAGCAGCAGTTCGACAACATCCGCCACGCCTTCGGCAAGGATGCCCAGGTCACCGTGGTTGTCGGCTACAAGCTCGAGCACATCATCGAGGCGTTCCCCGAGGCGTCCTTCGTCTACAACGAGCAGTACGACCAGACCAACACGTCGAAGAGCCTCATGCGTGCACTGCAGGCATCGGCAACCGGCGGCGTGCTCTGGATGAACGGCGACGTGGTCTTCGACCCCACCGCTCTCGTCCGTGCCGCCAAGCTCGTCGCCCGCGACCAGTCCTTCGTCTCGGTCAACACCGCCAAGGTGTCCGACGAAGAGGTCAAGTACACGACCGACGCCGAGGGCTACATCAAGGAGCTCTCGAAGACCGTGAAGAACGGTCTCGGCGAGGCCGTCGGCATCAACTACATCTCGCGCGACGACAAGGCAGTTCTGCTGCGCCAGCTCAAGCGCGTCGCCGATCAGGACTACTTCGAACGTGGCATAGAGTTGGCCATTGAGCAGGACAAACTGCACATCGAGCCGGTAGACATCTCCGATCTCTACGCTGTGGAGATCGACTTCGCTGAAGACCTCGAGCGGGCGAACCTTTTCGTCTGA